The Parvibaculum sp. DNA segment TTACAAGAACATCGAAGACCTGAAAAGCTGAAGGAAATAAGGATCGGGAGGATCGTCATGGGAAAATCCGAAGCGGGAAGGCCGGTCGCGCCCGGCCTGTCGCATGTGCGAGGGCCCGATGCACCGCCCTTGCGCGAGGAAACCATCGGCCAGGCGCTCGCCGCCGCCGCCGCGAAATGGTCGGACCGCGAGGCCCTCGTCTCGGTCCATCAGGACATCCGCTGGACGTATCGCGCGCTGAACGACAAGGCGGAAGCACTTGCCGCCGGCCTGCTCGCGCTCGGCCTCATGCGCGGCGACCGCGTCGGCATTTGGGCGCCCAATTGCGCCGAATGGACGTTGACGCAATTTGCGACCGCCAAGGTCGGCATTATTCTCGTCAACATCAACCCGGCCTACCGCCTCTCCGAACTCGAATACACGCTCAACAAGGTCGGCGTGAAGGCGTTGATCGCGCCCGAGCGTTTCAAGACCTCCGAATATGTCGAGATGGTCGAAACGCTGGCGCCGGAGATCGCGCGGTCCACCGGCGAAGTCTCGTCGGCGAAGCTTCCGCATCTGAAACACGCCATCCAGATCGGCGGCACACCACGCCCCGGCTGGCTCGCCTTTGACGATATCGCGGACCGCGCGAACGACGCACATCGCGCCTCGGTCGCCGCGCTGGCCGGCAAGCTCGACTGCCGCGACGCCATCAACATCCAGTTCACCAGCGGCACGACGGGCCTGCCGAAAGGCGCGACGCTGTCGCATCACAACATCCTCAACAACGGCTTCATGGTCGGCCGTAGCATTGGCTTGAAAGAGGGCGACCGCCTTTGCATCCCGGTGCCGCTTTATCACTGCTTCGGCATGGTCATGGGCAATCTCGGTTGTTTGACGCATGGCGCAACGATGGTCTATCCGGCCGACGCCTTCGATCCGCTGGCCGTGCTACAGGCGGTCGAGAAGGAACGCTGCACCGGACTTTATGGCGTGCCCACCATGTTCATCGCCGAACTCGGCCATCCCGATTTCGCCAAACTCGATCTCTCATCCTTGCGCACCGGCTGCATGGCCGGTTCGCCCTGTCCGGTCGAGGTGATGAAGCAGGTGATTGCCGCCATGCATATGCGCGACGTCACCATCGCTTATGGCATGACTGAAACAAGCCCCGTCAGCTTCCAGACCGGCGAAAGCGATCCGCTCGAACGCCGCGTCTCGACCATCGGCCGCGTCCAGCCGCATCTCGAATGCAAGATCGTCGATCTCGACGGCAAGACCGTTCCATGCGGCGAGCCCGGCGAGCTTTGCACGCGCGGTTATTCGGTGATGATCGGCTATTGGGACGACAAGGAGAAAACCACCGAAGCGGTCGACGCCGAAGGCTGGATGCATACCGGCGACCTCGCCGTCATCGACGAGGAAGGCTATGGCAACATCGTCGGCCGCCTGAAGGACATGGTCATCCGCGGCGGCGAAAACGTCTATCCGCGCGAAATCGAGGAATATCTCTATCGTCACCCGAAAGTGGAAGATGTCGCCGTGGTCGGTGTGCCCGATGCGAAATACGGCGAGGAAATCTGCGCCTGGGTCCGCCTCAAGCCCGGCGAAAGCGCGACGGAAGAAGAGATCAAATCCTTCTGCAAGGGCCAGATCGCACATTACAAAGTGCCGCGCTATGTCCGCTTCGTGCCCGAATTCCCGATGACCGTCACCGGCAAGGTACAGAAGTTCCAGATCCGCGACGCGATGATCGCCGAGCTGAAACTCGATGTGGCGAAGACCGCCTGACGGTATGCGCGCCGCCGGCGATTGTTCCCTGAACGGAATGTTGCCAAAAATTCCGGTTTTGCCTGGAGCCCGGGCTGTACTAGGCTTGGGAACGAATCGGGCGGCCGTGGGACGTAGTTCGGGGAGACGAATGGCGACCGGAGGCGAGGGCGCAAACCGCAAACAGATCGAGTTGCCGCCGATCGATGTCGATACAACGCTCGCTTTCGAGGCGCTGGAGCCGCGCGCCGGTCTTGAATATTGGCGCAGCAAGCTGGACGGCCGGCCGATGCCGCGTCGCAACGACATCCGCCCTGAGGAAATCGTCACGCTCTTGCCCTACACGGTCCTTTTCGACCTGACGCCGCTGCCGGGCGGCGGTGTCGAAATGTTTCCCCGGCTGGCCGGCGCGCGCTTCGAAGAGGTATTCGGGCCGATCCACAACCGACCGCTTTCGACGCGGCTCGCGCCGGAAATTCTGGCGCGCTGGCGGGGCGTCGCAGGCGCGATGCTGGAACATGGCGGCCCCATCCGCGCCTTCGGCAATGTCCTCCACCAGGACAAGACCTATATCCGCTTCGAGCTGATGCTGGCGCCGCTCGGCCGCGACGGCCAATCCGCCGACACGATGTTTCTCGTTTCTCACTTCTGGATGCGCAGCGAAATCGGCGCCTGAATTCGTTCCGCCGCGCCGGGGCGGGAGCTTTGCCGCCGCCCTTCAAAGCTGTAGTCTCTTCCCGACATGATGGGCCGCCGGTCAACGGCGCGCAGGGCAGGGACGCAGCGATGGAAAATCCGAAAGACGCAACAGCGGCGACGCGCCGTGCTCACGAGGCTTTGCGCGCGGCGCTGCCGCCGGACACGCCCGACGATTTCGCCCTCGCCCGCAAGGGCTTCATCGGCACCATCCCGGATGCGAAAGTGCTGAACGCGGCCGGCCACCCCGTCTGGGACATGGGCACTTTCTCTTTCATCGACACCGCGCATGACGGCTGCACCGGCTGCCCGGACACGGTCAACCCGAGCCTCTGGCGTCAGTCGAAGCTCAACGCGATCCACGGCCTCTTCGAGGTCGTGCCCGGCATCTATCAGGTCCGCAACTTCGACCTCTCCAACATCACCTTCATCGAAGGCGACACCGGCTACATCGTCATCGACCCGTTGATTTCGGCCGAGCCCGCCGCCGCCGCGCTCGCCCTGATGCGCAATCACCGCGGCGACAAGCCCGTCACCGCCGTCATCTACACCCACAGCCATGTCGATCACTATGGCGGCATCTATGGCGTACTGAGCGATGCCGACATCGAGCGCGGCCTCCAGATCATTGCGCCCGAAGGCTTCCTCGAGGAGGCGGTCGCCGAAAACGTGCTGGCCGGCAACGCGATGGGCCGCCGTGCGACCTACATGTATGGCGCGCTCTTGCCGCGCGGGCCGAAGGGCCATGTCGATGCCGGCCTCGGAAAAACCGTGTCGATGGGGCAGGTGAGCCTCGTCCCGCCGACCGTCAGCATTTCCGAAACCGGCACGAAGCTCGTTGTCGACGGTGTCGAAATCGTCTTCCAGGTGACGCCCGACACCGAAGCGCCCGCCGAAATGAATTTCTACTTTCCGCAATTCAAGGCGCTCTGCATGGCTGAGAATTGTTCCTGCCAGCTCCACAATCTCTACACGCCGCGCGGCGCGCAGGTGCGCGACGCCAAATCCTGGAGCTGGTATATCGACGAGGCGATCGAGCTTTTCGCCGCCGACGCCGAACTGATGTTCGCCAGCCATCACTGGCCGCGCTGGGGCCGCGAGGCAACCGTCGCTTTCCTGAAAAAGCAGCGCGACCTCTACAAATATATTCACGACCAGACCTTGCGCCTCGCCAATCACGGATTGACGCCGCTCGAAATCGCCGAGGTGCTGGCGCTGCCGCCGACATTGGCCAGCGAATGGTACACGCGCGACTATTACGGCACGCTCAATCACAACGCGAAAGCCGTCTACCAGCGCTATCTCGGCTGGTTCGACGGCAATCCGGCAAACCTGCACAAGCTGCCGCCGGTCGAGGCGGGCAAGCGCTATGTCGATCTCGCCGGCGGCGCCGATGCGCTGCTGCAAAAAGCGCGCGCCGCCTTCGACAAGGGCGAATATCGCTGGGTCGCCGAAATCGTCAATCATCTCGTCTTCGCCGATCCCGCCAATGCCGATGCGCGGCATTTGCAGGCCGATGCGCTGGAACAGATGGGCTATCAGGCGGAATCGGGTCCGTGGCGCGGCTTTTACCTGACGGCCGCGATGGAGCTCCGCAATCCGCGTCCGCCGTCGGATGTGCCGCGTCAGGGCGCGGCCGGTCAGTTGAAAACGCTCCCCGCCGAGCAGCTTCTCGACTCGCTCTCGGTGCGCCTCAACGGCGTCAAGGCCGGCACGCGCCAGCTTGCTTTCAGCCTGACCTTCACCGACACCGCCGAGCATTTCGCGCTGACACTCGAAAATGCGGTTCTGCATCACTACAAGGACAGGAAGATCGCCGTCGCCGTCGCCATCGCGCTGACCCGCGCCGCGCTGGTCGAGCTGGTGGTCGGCGAAACGACGCTCGACGCGGCAATCGCCGAGAAGAAAGTTTCGATCGCAGGCGATGTCGCGGCATTCGCCGATTTCCTGTCGCTGCTCGACCGCTTCGACTTCTGGTTTGAAATCGTGTTGCCGTAAGGCGCATGAGGGGAGAAAAAAATGAAGAACGACGTCAACCGCCAGTTCCGCCTGAAGTCGCGCCCGACCGGCCGCATCGAAACCACGAATTTCGATTTCGTGAAGGAGCCGATCCCGGAGCCCGGCCCGGGCGAGGCGCTGGTGCGCGTGCTTTACCTCAGCCTCGATCCGACCAACCGCATCTGGATGAGCGACATGGATCAATACATGCCGCCGGTCGAGATCGGCGCCGTCATGCGCGGCGGCGGCATCGGCGTCGTCGTGAAGTCGAATTCGGCCCGCTACAAGGAAGGCGATCATGTCAGCGGCCTCACCGGCTGGCAGGACTACTGCATCGCCGATGAAGGTGCGAACGCGATGGGCGTGCTGCCCAAGGGCCTGCCGGTCGGCCTGCCCACCATGCTTGGCGCCTGCGGCATGACCGGCCTCACCGCCTATTTCGGCCTGCTTGAACTGGGGCAGCCGCAACCCGGCAACACGGTGGTCGTCTCGGCGGCGGCCGGCGCCGTCGGTTCGGTCGTCGGCCAGATCGCGAAGATCAAGGGTTGCCGCGCCGTCGGCATCGCCGGCGGACCGGACAAATGCCGCCACATCGTCGAGGATCTCGGCTTCGACGCCGCTGTCGACTACAAGCGCAAGGACTGGCGCGAACAACTCGCCGCCGCGACGCCGGACGGCATCGACGTCAATTTCGAAAATGTCGGCGGGGAGATCATGGAAGCCGTGATGGCGCGCATGAACTTGTTCAGCCGCATGCCGCTTTGCGGCATGATCTCCGGCTACAACACCGGCGACCCGGCCATGCGCGCCGATTTCTCGCCGATCCTGATGCGACGCATCACCGTCCGCGGTTTCATCGTCATCGACTTCATGGCCAAATTCGCCGAAGGCACGATGCAGCTCGCCCAATGGGTCGCCGAAGGAAAGATCAAGCACCGCGAAACCATCGTCGACGGCCTCGAACACGCACCCACCGCCGTCAACAAGCTTTTCGACGGCGGCAATATCGGCAAGCTGGTGGTCCAGGTCGCCGACGCGCCCTGATACGCATACGGTGACGCGGCTTAATCCGCCTTGCCGATGCGCGTCGTCTTGCCGGCGCTGCTGCGCAGATGCGCCGTATAGGTGATCCGGCCGCCGGTCTCGACCTTGGTGATGGTGGCGTCGACCGGAAATTCGCTGCCGTCCTTGCGCCGGCCGGTCACGGGGCCGCGGTCGCTCATCCAGCGCGATGCATCCTTCGATGTGCCGAAGGCCTTGACCTGGCCGGCATGCGGCATCCGGAAGCGCTCGGGCAGCAGCATGTCGAGCTTCTGTCCCATCACCTCTTCCGCGCGGTAGCCGAACATCTTCTCGGCCTTGAGGTTGAAGAAGGTGATCTTCTGATCCGCATCGACCGAAATGATCCCGTCTTCGGCCACCATCAGGATGCGCGAAAAGAGCAGGTGGCGCTCCTTGTAGGCGACCTGCTCCTGACGCCGGACGCTATTGTCGCGGAAGGTGATCAGAAATCGCGGCGCCCCGCCGATCCGCGCTTCGACCACGCGCACATCGACCGGCATTTCGTGTCCGTCCTTGCGCCGCCCGATCAGGTCGAGAAAGCGCGACTGCTCGTGTTCGGGTTCGGCCGCCCAGCGCGCCAGCCATTTGACCGGGTCGGCGCGCCGTCCCGGCTGCTGAGGCACCAGCACGGTGATGCTCTTGCCGATCACCTCGGCGGCCTTGTAGCCAAGCAGCCTTTCGGACGCGGGGTTGAAATAGGTGATCTCGCCCTCCGGCGTCGAAACGATGATCGCCTCGGGAATCCCCTCGACCAGCGCCCGGTGAAAATCGGGCCGCTCCGCGTCGCGCGCATCTGTCTTGCTCATCTCGCCATTCTCTCCTTGCTGTTGCGCGCGCCGCCGCCGTTCCCCATGTCCCGGCGGCGCCGGAACATGGGGACGGTCCCCTCTATTTCTTCAGGCAGCCGCCTCGCCGGTCGGATGCCCGCCTTCCATCGCCTGCAGCACGCGGATGTCGTCGAACACCGGAATGCCCGCTTCGTCGTACTTCTTGCGCGCCGTCGGCGTCAGCAGCCCGACACGCGCCAGCGCCGGCATCATCAGGTCCTTCAGCGCATGCACCTGGCCGGGCGGCAGGTCGCGGGTGATGCCCGCTTCCTCGGCTTCCTTGAGGCCCTTGAAGAAGTCCTCGGCGTCGATGCCGCTATTCGCCAGCACCTCCATGAAACCCGGGTCGACCTTGTTGGCGATCGTCCCGGCCGTCTGCGCCTTGACCAGAATGTTGACGGCCTGGAACGCGAACTCGGCAAGCTCCTCCAGATCGTCGGCATGCATCTTCTTGAACACCGGCCCGAGAAACACATGCCCGAACGAGACATGGCGGCTTTCGTCGCGCATCACGTTGAAGGTCAGTTGCTTCAGCAGCGGGCAGGTGGTGGTCCGGTACATGTTGTTGAAGGCGCCGAGCGCGAGCCCCTCGACGATCATGTTCATCCCGATCATCACCTTTTCGTAGCGGTCCGATTGCAGCGTCACGTCGATCAGCTGCTTCAGCCACGGTGACATCGGATAGATCAGCGCGATCTTGTCGCAATATTTCGAATAGACCTCCACATGCCGCGCTTCGTCCATCGTCTGCGTCGCGGCATAGAGCTTGGCGCCTTCGTCCGGCACCGAATGCGTCACGCAGGCCGCCGTCATCAGCGCACCCTGCTCGCCATGCAGGAATTGCGACAGAAGCTGCGCCGTCGAATGCGCGGTGAAGGTTTCCTGCTGCGACTTCGACAGCTTCTTGAAGAACGGCATCTTGTGATAGATGTCGCTGTCATTGGCGATCAGCGGGCGCGAGGGGTCGACGACCGTGTCCCAGGGCAGCAGATCGTCGGAATCCCACTGGTTCTGCTTCGCCCGCTTGTAGAGATCCTCCACCTTGTCTTCCGAAAAGATGTAGTTGAACGTCCAGGCGATATCCATCGGGTTGCGGTAGATGTCGTCCGGCGTCATCGAAACTTTCCAGTCGCCTTTCGAGACGACCTTGGCATTGGCACTCATGGTCTTCCTCCTGAGTTGGCCGCTTGTTTTCTCTTCTGTGCGGCCGGTGGTTCCGGGTCTCGTTAGTGCTCCGTTTTCGCTAGTACTGGCGCGCGGGCGTCTTGACGACGAGCCCGTCGAGCGATGGTTCGACCTTGATCTGGCAGGAAAGCCGGCTGTTCGGCTGCACGTCGAAGGCGAAATCCAGCATGTCGCGCTCGAGCTCATCCATCGGATCGAGCTTTTCGAGCCAGCCCTCCTCGACATAGACATGACAGGTCGCGCAGGCGCCGGCGCCGCCGCAATCGCCCTCGATGCCGGGAATGGTGTAACGCACCGCGCCTTCCATCACCGACAACCCGTCGGCGACATCGACGCTGTGTTCCGTGCCGTTGAACTCGATATAGGTGACCTTCGTCATGTCCTTCGCCGCTGCCGACCGTTTCCCGCCGGGCCCCGCCGGGGTCCGTATTGGGGTAATAACCCTAGAAAAAATGTACCTATTTTGAGCCGCCTGACGCCGCGACAAGGTGTCCGTTCCGGCCCCGCCGGGTGCGGCAGATCGTCCGGCCTGCATTGCTGCATCTGCGCGGAAAAATCTTGTGCGGGCGCGAAGAAATGCGCTCCGCCCGAACATCCGTGAACGGAGGAGAACGGCGGCGGCGCGGCGGGCGCCGGGCCGGAAAACCCGTTAACCCTCAGCCATTTCAGGCTCGAAACCGGCTGTGTCGGAGCGCCGGGCTTTCCTGTATAGTCTCGGGCGGACGGTTCGCTGCGGGTTTGTGGCGTTGCAGAAAGTGTGGTGTCGGATGATCGGAAACAAATGGGCCTGTGCCGGGGCCGGGTGGATGGCGGCCTTGTTGATCGTATTCGCGCCGCTTGCCGTGCAGGCCGACGACGAAGCGCCGCCGTCCGGCGGTTCCATCCTTTATGAAACCTCCGACCCGATCGATTCGCCGCCGGTCAATTTCCGTTCCGACTATGACGACGCATACAACACGCAGGAAATGCACGACGCGGAAATGTATGCCGAGGAATATGAGCGCCGGCAGCGCGAAGAGAAAATCCGCAACCGCGAGCAGATCGACAAGATCAACAACTTCACCAGCGGCGCCACGACCAGCAAGGGCATCACCGGCGGCCCCGGTTACTGAACGGCCGCCTCAGTAGTCCCATTTCCAGTTGATGCCCACATCGCCCGTTGCGTCCTGACCGACTTTCGTGTCGACGCTGATATTGTCGGTGAGGTCGATCTCGATCTTCACCGATGAATCGCTGGCCAGCGCGCCCTGCTCGACGCCGACGTAAAATCCCTCCCGCAAATATTTCCCCGCCGCCACCGTCGTGCCTCCCGAGGCGCCCTGGTCAACGCGCAACACATCGAGCCCGAGCGAGCGTTGCATCTGACCGAGCAGGCCGAAGCCGCCAATGCCGCCGGCGCCGGAAAGCTCGGCCGCCGTGTTGGCAAGCTGCGCCGCCTCGAGCGCGCTCAGCTCGCCGACACGCTTCTCGAACAATATGCGCGAGATGATTTCGTCTTGCGGCATCGGCGGTTGCGACCGCAACGTCACCGCCGGCGACGAGCCGCGCCCGCCCACAGCGACGGTCGCCTTGAAGTCGCCCCGCGTATAGTCGAGCGCGATGTCGATGTCCGGGTCGGGCGGCGTCTCGCCCCGGAAAGTCACCAGCCCGCGCGACAGCGTGAACGTTTTTCCGGCGAATTCCAGCGTGCCGCGCAGGCTGCGCAGCGTCCCCGTCACGCGCGGGTTCTCGGCCGGACCCGTCACCTTCAGCTCGCCCGTCCACAGCGCATCGACGCCGCGCCCGGTCACTTGCGCGGGCGGATTGACGATGGCGAAGGCGAGGTCGAGTTCGGCCGGAAATGGCGCGGCATCCTCGACCGGCCGCGCGGCCGCCGCGCCGTCCGGTTCGTTCACCTCGATGACCGCAATATGCGGGACGCTGCCGGGCAGCCGCTCGGGAATGACGAACAACGCATCGGTTGCGGTGAGCGCGCCCGAAAGTTTCAGCGGCGCGTCTTCCCTCGGTGGCAGGGCCGCGCCGGCAAGCACGAGATCGCCGGTCGCCGACAGCGTCAGGTCCTGCCGCCGCACGATCTGCATGTCGCTGAGCCGCGCGCGCACCGCCACGGCCTGCGCCGCCGTTGCCGCCAGCGTCAGCGTACCCTCCGATGTCAGCCGCCCGCCGCCGCCATCCCGCGCATCGAGCGTGAACCGCAACACCTCGCTACGCTCGCCCTCGATGCGCATGTCGAGATCGCGAAACAGGGTCCCGGTCGCGAAATTCTCGAATACGCCGTTCGTCAGCCGCGCCGTGCCCGAAAACACCGGCGCCGAAATATCACCGCTCGCGGCAAGTGCAACCGTGGCGTCGCCCGCGAGCCTTTGCCCGGGCAGATCGGCCAGCGCCATCAGCGACGCCATCGGCCCGCGCCAGTTGAGATCGCCCTCCACCGCGCCGCGCGCCGGCAGCACCGGCCAGGCGCCGCCCGGATCGCGCACCAGCGGCAGCGACGCATTGAGCACGAACGGTTCTTCCGACACGCCATGCGCCAGCGCCTTCACCGTCAGGCGCTTCTGCGCCCAGCGCCCGTCCAGCGTCGCGCCGAAAGCGGGCTGCATGTCGAGATCGGCGTCCGACAGCCGCACATCCGTGAAGCGAAGCGCCACCTCGCCTTGTTCGCGCGCGGTGTCGAGCGTCGCCGTGCCGGACATCGATCCCCCGGCCGCGTCGAGCGGCAGCAGCGGCGTCAGCAGCGCCAGCGGAAAGGCATCGGCCTCGAATGAAACGCGCGCGGCGCGCGGGCCTTGCGTCAGCGCCATCGTCAGCGCGCCGGGTCCCGCGGGGCTCGTGAAGGCAAGCGCCAGCCGCTCGATGACGATGCCGCCTTCCGGCAACGCAATCGCCGTCGGCTCGGCAAGCGTCAGGCCGGTCTCGCCGATCGATGCGCTCAGCCGGTCGAGCGCCAGCCTCTCGCCGCGCCACGCCCCGTCAAAGGAAAGCGCCACCGGCTCGCTGCGCAGCGACAGCCTTTCGCCGGTGAGCGACACGGCAAGCGCGACATTGTCGAGCGGTCCGCGCGCGCTTGCGGAAATTTCGTTGAACTGCGTGTTGCCGGCCGCCCCGCCTTCCGCGACGAGCCGCGCATCCAGTGTTGCCGCACCGCCGATGTCGCTGAGCGCCGCTTCGACCGCAACCCCGTCCAGCGTCAGCACCTCGTCGAGTTCGATGGCGACGCGCCGCGCCGAGAGTGTCGCCCGCGCGTCCTGCCGTCCCCGCACATCGCCGAGCGTCAGCGCGATGTCGCCGCGCCCGGCAAGCGCAATCCCGGCGAGCCTGCCCAGCGGTTCCAGTGCGATGCGCCGCCCCGAGATTTGACCGTCGGCGATCCAGTCCGGCGACAGCGCCACAGCGCCGGTCAGCGTCGCGCCGAAAATGCTGGCCTCGATTTTCTCGAAACGCGCGCCGCCCTCGGCCGGCAGCGTCACCGGTGTTGCGATCGTGGCGCGTCCGTCCGCACCGTCGAGCCGGAGCGCCGCCGTCCCCGTTCCGCCCTGCACCAGTGTGGCGTCGAGCACCCCACGCGCGATGTCGATGCCGCCCGCCGCGCCGTCGTTGAGTTCGGCCGTCAATGTCAGGCTTGCCGCGTCGCGCCGCCCGCCCAGTGTCGCCGATGCGGCCAGCGCGCCGCGAAGATCCTCGCCCGCGAGGTCGGCGATCTCGGCAACCGTCAACGACGCCGCCCCGTCGATCTCGCCGCCCGCCGTCATGGAAAACCGGCCGTCGAGTTTGAGCCCGCCCGCCGCCGCATCGAGATCGGCGATCGACAGCGCACCCGCTTCGTTGAAACCAGCACCCGCCGTCGCCGTCACACCCCCGGCGAGAAGCCGGTCGAGGCCCGCATCGCCGGTCTCGATGGGCCCCGTCCGCAGTGCGATCTCGCCGCTGCCCGCGCCGTCGCCGAATTGGAGCGATGTCAGCGTCGCTTCGGCCGTGCCGCGCATCGGCTGCCCGATCGCACGGCCGAACGGCGCAAGGTCGGAAATCGCCGCCTCGACATCGCCGGCGATATGCGTCGCGCCGCTCCCCATGTCGATCCGCGCCGTGCCGGTGAATTTCGCCTCGCCGCCAAGCGCGGTCAGCGCCGCTTCGTCGATGATGGCGGCGTCGCCCGCCTTGCCGATCCGACCGCTTAAACGCCAGCCGGCGGTGCCGAGGGTTTCCGTGCCGGAAATTTCGAGCAACGGTTCGAGCCCGGCCGCCGTCCCCGCCGCCTCGACCGCGTAGTCGGCGGCGCCCCGTGTCGCCGTCGCCGTACCACTGACCTTGATCGTGCCGGCTTCGAGCGCCGCATCCTCGATGCGATAGACGTCGCGTCCGCTCTGCGTCAGCCTTCCGCTGACGCGCGCTTGCTCCGGCGCGCCGAGAAACGACAGCTCGCGCGCCATCGTCGTTCCTTGCGCCGCCAGCCGAAGGTTGAGATTGACCCGCTCGCCGAATGCGCCA contains these protein-coding regions:
- a CDS encoding translocation/assembly module TamB codes for the protein MAPEKTHIGIVLLRRVFAALLLAAGLMLAGVAAVVGLINIAPVREAVLEAALAAARTGDTEIEIGGIDGVWPGTLRLSDLSIGDAAGTWATLASAEIDWRPLALWRGTLHVTRLDIEGLRLLRVPEGDAEDDADIDIFVLPEMPVLPLALDLEAFTLRDMLLGEALTGEEIAFDAAGHALYTFGRTDIAIEAVRRGEVQGRIEAALRYHAGPERGTFNLSLTDGAAGQRGIVARLAGLDGADAVTAEVEGQSLAGLMTGALKIDAGRALRLDGDMHGAFGERVNLNLRLAAQGTTMARELSFLGAPEQARVSGRLTQSGRDVYRIEDAALEAGTIKVSGTATATRGAADYAVEAAGTAAGLEPLLEISGTETLGTAGWRLSGRIGKAGDAAIIDEAALTALGGEAKFTGTARIDMGSGATHIAGDVEAAISDLAPFGRAIGQPMRGTAEATLTSLQFGDGAGSGEIALRTGPIETGDAGLDRLLAGGVTATAGAGFNEAGALSIADLDAAAGGLKLDGRFSMTAGGEIDGAASLTVAEIADLAGEDLRGALAASATLGGRRDAASLTLTAELNDGAAGGIDIARGVLDATLVQGGTGTAALRLDGADGRATIATPVTLPAEGGARFEKIEASIFGATLTGAVALSPDWIADGQISGRRIALEPLGRLAGIALAGRGDIALTLGDVRGRQDARATLSARRVAIELDEVLTLDGVAVEAALSDIGGAATLDARLVAEGGAAGNTQFNEISASARGPLDNVALAVSLTGERLSLRSEPVALSFDGAWRGERLALDRLSASIGETGLTLAEPTAIALPEGGIVIERLALAFTSPAGPGALTMALTQGPRAARVSFEADAFPLALLTPLLPLDAAGGSMSGTATLDTAREQGEVALRFTDVRLSDADLDMQPAFGATLDGRWAQKRLTVKALAHGVSEEPFVLNASLPLVRDPGGAWPVLPARGAVEGDLNWRGPMASLMALADLPGQRLAGDATVALAASGDISAPVFSGTARLTNGVFENFATGTLFRDLDMRIEGERSEVLRFTLDARDGGGGRLTSEGTLTLAATAAQAVAVRARLSDMQIVRRQDLTLSATGDLVLAGAALPPREDAPLKLSGALTATDALFVIPERLPGSVPHIAVIEVNEPDGAAAARPVEDAAPFPAELDLAFAIVNPPAQVTGRGVDALWTGELKVTGPAENPRVTGTLRSLRGTLEFAGKTFTLSRGLVTFRGETPPDPDIDIALDYTRGDFKATVAVGGRGSSPAVTLRSQPPMPQDEIISRILFEKRVGELSALEAAQLANTAAELSGAGGIGGFGLLGQMQRSLGLDVLRVDQGASGGTTVAAGKYLREGFYVGVEQGALASDSSVKIEIDLTDNISVDTKVGQDATGDVGINWKWDY